In the Topomyia yanbarensis strain Yona2022 chromosome 3, ASM3024719v1, whole genome shotgun sequence genome, one interval contains:
- the LOC131691424 gene encoding uncharacterized protein LOC131691424 → MSSVHQLSITSINVPECKPAEEDDIHRHSFEMWRDLLMDSMKLAGIEDETTKFTVFKVKAGPRLLEIFKSTKSDPSAPDQLERPFSNALYRLKSYFGSGSDVMLQRRKLALMFQKAEETDLTFINRVGATARMCDFDEDKEFEQIVGTIAEHAHNKEVRATALKMLSRKGTFTDLVDKVREIEAIRLNEEFFKRKHGNSEQAVLAPVSADFPRRSIQRKFVHRSNIGGNHHQRGNQRFHPFNGSGENFRRFGVDNRRRGGNISIGMSRQRKCWRCDSAFHSPADCRAIDKVCHSCGRIGHLQRACRSSNLRDAKSPTGKDSQSQEPAAKLIAYVEKEESNDSVAENSHVEYCMPAQLATVMEQSKGGLISATVAGMPCQFLIDSGAQVNTFTEDLFIKLKKDQFHKNEIFNIQDKSDRTLKPYASCNVIKVLATFEAFLHITDNRPVLLEKFYVVREIRSLLSRATATRYSVLLLGLSVPVTDEGSMLNIEVNPVAIAPITDQESFPKLNIPPVKISYNKSIAPCRNIFMNIPIAVTPLAKERLHQLISTDIIEPVVEEMDVSFCSSMLVIPKGNKKSSFNIVSKSRR, encoded by the exons ATGTCTAGCGTACATCAGTTGTCCATCACATCGATAAACGTTCCGGAGTGCAAACCAGCTGAGGAGGATGATATTCATCGACACTCATTCGAGATGTGGAGAGATCTTCTGATGGATTCAATGAAGTTAGCTGGGATAGAAgatgaaacaacaaaatttacCGTTTTCAAAGTGAAAGCAGGACCAAGATTGTTGGAGATTTTCAAGAGTACAAAATCTGACCCTAGTGCCCCAGATCAATTGGAAAGGCCGTTCTCCAATGCCTTGTACAGACTGAAATCATATTTCGGCTCAGGGTCAGATGTAATGTTACAAAGACGGAAACTCGCTTTAATGTTTCAGAAAGCTGAAGAAACAGATTTAACATTCATAAACCGAGTAGGAGCAACGGCGCGAATGTGTGACTTTGATGAGGATAAGGAATTCGAGCAAATTGTCGGCACCATCGCAGAACATGCCCACAATAAGGAAGTTCGTGCTACCGCTCTAAAGATGCTCAGCAGAAAAGGAACATTTACCGATTTGGTAGACAAAGTACGCGAGATAGAAGCAATTCGgctcaatgaagaattttttaagCGTAAACATGGAAATTCAGAACAAGCCGTCTTAGCACCGGTTTCCGCCGATTTCCCACGCCGAAGTATTCAACGGAAATTTGTGCATCGTTCCAATATAGGAGGAAACCATCATCAGCGCGGTAATCAGAGATTTCACCCTTTTAACGGCTCGGGAGAAAACTTTCGCAGATTCGGAGTAGATAATAGACGTCGCGGAGGCAATATAAGTATAGGTATGTCACGCCAACGCAAGTGTTGGAGATGTGACAGTGCCTTCCATTCGCCGGCCGATTGCAGAGCCATCGATAAAGTATGCCATAGTTGCGGCCGTATTGGGCACCTTCAGAGGGCGTGTCGTTCATCGAATCTCCGTGATGCTAAGAGCCCAACTGGAAAGGATAGTCAGTCTCAAGAACCAGCTGCAAAATTAATTGCATATGTTGAAAAGgaagaatcaaatgattcagttGCGGAAAAT AGTCATGTGGAGTATTGCATGCCTGCGCAATTGGCAACTGTAATGGAACAAAGTAAAGGCGGACTCATATCAGCTACCGTAGCAGGTATGCCTTGTCAATTTTTGATTGATTCTGGGGCGCAAGTCAATACGTTCACGGAAGATTTATTCATTAAACTAAAAAAGGATCAGTTCCATAAAAACGAAATATTCAACATACAAGATAAATCTGATCGAACCCTTAAACCATACGCGTCATGCAATGTCATCAAGGTATTAGCGAcatttgaagcttttttgcaTATTACGGATAACAGACCGGTATTGCTCGAGAAATTTTACGTTGTAAGAGAGATTCGGTCACTTCTCAGTAGAGCAACAGCAACTAGATATAGCGTATTGCTCCTAGGTCTTAGCGTACCAGTTACAGATGAGGGATCAATGCTTAACATAGAAGTAAATCCAGTTGCGATTGCACCCATAACTGATCAAGAGAGTTTCCCTAAATTGAATATTCCTCCTGTGAAGATTAGCTACAATAAATCGATAGCGCCATGTAGGAATATCTTCATGAATATACCTATAGCGGTTACACCACTTGCGAAAGAACGACTTCATCAATTGATCTCGACGGATATCATTGAACCGGTTGTAGAGGAAATGGATGTatcgttttgttcatccatgCTTGTAATTCCTAAAGGTAATAAAAAAAGTTCATTTAATATAGTTTCCAAATCCAgacgttaa